The sequence below is a genomic window from Coffea arabica cultivar ET-39 chromosome 8e, Coffea Arabica ET-39 HiFi, whole genome shotgun sequence.
GGAAGATATGAGAAACTTGCAACATCAGCCTCGCAAAAGCAAATCTAGATGCCCCTCTTCATAGCTTAACCTCTTCAATTGTCCATAGGACGAGAACTAAAGCTGTCTTTGGTCTCCAACAaaattggaattggaattggaattgcAAGTTACTCAGATTACATAATAAAAGCGATTCCATTTACAATCGGTTCCGAAGTTAGAAACTCAACACAACCAAGAAACCTCGCAAACCTGCCTTGTTTCCAGCTGTTACTATTTTCTGATAACCTGACTTAATTAGAAATCTTTAAAGTGAGATACATTCAATGCCAAACACTTACTAATTCAACAAGTCCCTCAAGACAACAACATTTCCATAACTCTCTTCGTATATTCTTGTTAAGCAGTCAAAACATTTCCATCCTTTTAACTCTTATACCTAGGACCACCACCAAACCAAAGATCCCACAGCCAATGACACCATATAAATCCTACAAAACCATTTCTTCCGTAATTTTGCCACTAAGTAAAAGCTAAAACCTTCTCCCCACCCCCTCTTCCTCAATAACTTCCAATCACGCTAAATCCTAACTTCCAATCACGCTCCATGAACAATCCACCTCCAGATTACGCCTATTTAAACCCTTAAAACCCAAGTAAAGAACAGATTTCCAATAAAAGAACATCTCGAATTAACCATAAAATCCATTCCGTCATTCATTAGCCCCTACTTAAACATTAATTACTAGAAGCAATAATTAAGACCAAaagttatcaaaattttcaacataCTTGAtacaaatataaaaatcatgCCAATAAGAAAACAAAGCAGATACAATTCATACTACATACAAATGCTGAATAATacataaaagtagttaacaACTTCAGAGCCGGAGAAAAAAGCTTACCTGATTAGAGGCACAAGAGGGTCGGAACAAAAACTTTGGGGAATTTTGGAAGAAGCAGAGACAGAAAGCGAATGAACCTTTTTCTGGGAAGATTTTCGATAAAGCTCTCAGCCCTAGTCTTTTTCCAGTGATAGTGGTAGAGTGAAAGAACGAAACCCTTTCTTAGGCCCCAACAGTAACACAAACCGGTTTTTCTCTGTTCAAAttaaaaacgaaaaaaaaaagaagacaggTATTAGTTTCTGATTTTTTGAAGGGTTAATTACAATTTGCCTCCTCAACATTAAGGAAAGTCACACTTTTCCCCTGTGGAGTATGGATTGGAGCATAGGAGAGAAACATGATTTTGTTGTTTCGATTGACTTTtgagagggaaagaaaagaataaggaggaaaagagagggGAAGGCTCTaactattttattttgttaaattcTATTTTCTGCCCAAAGTGGGCGGAATTTAGATTTCTTCCATTTAACATTTGTTGGAAAGAAACAAGAGTCACGGAGAGGGTAATAGCCAATGTTGAAGGTAAAACCAAGAGTGCGAGTGTTTCTCTTTCCCCTTTCTCCCACATCGGTCCAGTGAGGGTTGAGTGAGTGAGATTTAAGTCCCTTGGTCGAACCCAGAAGTCAGCAATTGCCTTTTGGGTTAGATTGAGAATCAAGTTTAGATTTCTTCCATTTAACATTTgttgaaaagaaacaagagtCATGGAGAGGGTAATAGCCAATGCTGAGGGTAAAACCAAGAGTGCGAGTGTTTCCCTTTTCCCTTTCTCTCACATCAGTCCAGTGAGAGTTGAGTGAGTGAGATTTAAGTCCCTTGGTCGAACCCAGAAGTAAGCAATTGCCTTTTGAGTTGGATTGAGGATCAAGTTTAGATTTCTTCCATTTAacgtttgttggaaaaaaaaattgaaatgaatttaaatatttttaaaagatCATTTGTTTTTCTCTATCTTTTTCACTAAGTTGATacttattcttttccttttcttttttttttccttcttcaatccaaataaaaattcagtatttttttttcttttccttccataTTTAATCCAAATAAGATGGAAGGAAACCATTTTCCtctattttcctttcctttcttttccattcATATTCTCTCCTTTCCTTTCCCTTCCCTTCCTTCGTTTGGTTCAATCCAAACGAAGCCTGGACAAGAAACCAAAAGCTTGGAATATCAGTAGAAACTGTCGTCTATGTGTAATGCTTTAACATGGCATAGATTAGTGTCATATAACagattttgtgcaatttttatgCGTTCCAAGAATTTTTTGGACTAGTACTACTCTAACCATTAAGTTTTTGAAGACGGACGCTATTTGTTGTGGGAAAAAGGCTCATAAAAAGATTGAGTTTTCATTTCTTTAGGATAGGTCCAGTCCAGTTATAACTTCGTgaacgaagaagaagaagaagaagcaaaagaaaaaaaaaaaaaagaagaagaagaagagaaaaaaaaaaacatatttctTACTTAGAGCCATCGGTTTATTTTAAGAAATCAAAGAAATGGagagattttaaatttcatagAAATTGAGATATAAAATTATGATGATAATTAATGCACTAAAAGTCTACAACAAATTATTTGCTGTAAAGCAGAACGTTGTAAACTCTAAACAAAAGTCTTAATGAGGAAAATTACAAACAAGGCATTTCAAATACAAGATGCAACGGTAAGATGGGTACCATCCCAGAGGGCTGCCAGAATTATGCACGCCCAAATGTCTATAACGATGCATACTGTCTTTTTCCAACACCAGACAAATGAGCTACGAGACGGTCAATATTAATCAAGTGCAAAGGTTGACCAGTGGTTAAGTCCTATTGTCCTCGAATCTTGACGCTCGTCAGCAGGCATGGTTGGCACCTGGCGCCCATCCTTCCATTGGCTAACCACAACCTATAGCTTTGGTGTTTTCATTTTAGAATGTTGTTAGAGGATTAAGTTTAGATTTCACTCACGGAAAGCGATTGAAAATTACAGCATGCTTAAGTGATAAATATAAATGTGAGAATATTTAAAATCAAGGAATTATATCATTTTAACTTTGTTCCTATCATATAGAATCGTGTATCGCATAGAATGACATTTTTTTCCAAACAATAATTACATGTAATCTGTTATCTTCTAAACCTTGCAATGCCAAACAATTTCATTTGAGTACATCATTATTTTTCACGCGTATGGTAACCTTTCCTCTACCTTGTGAGGTATAGAAATCATTTCTTTCCTAAAtcggaaaaaaaatttaaacataGATTCTTCTTAGTAGTATGCGATATACATGAAACTGTAGTCATTCTCGAGCAAGTCGTAGCTAAAATTTATGCTATGCCAACTAATAAACTAGCGTATTTCGAATCAGGGAAGGAAGAGATTTAACGAGCGAGAAGAGAAAATAGGGAATTTGAATACATAATCTCTAATTGTTGAAATCTCAATCTCAGCCATCGGATCAAAACCTTCTTGAcaacatataaatatatagtTTGATACAAAAAGCTGGCTGTTATAACTAGAATCATCTCTAACttttttttcatctctttttttccctttctctctctctctctctctcttttttttttcttctttgaacatataatttctaatttttgacATCTCAATTTTAACCACTAGGTCAAATGTTCCTTGATAACCTATGACTATATAGTTAAGATACAAAGCTGACTTATATAATTAGAAtcatctcttcttcttctccttcctctctctctctctctcttctttgcCCTCCCACCCAAGCTTCCAACCTAGGCCTCAGGGATCAATTTGTTTGCATGGTTAATAGTATGAGATGTACCTGAAATTCCCCCTGATCAAGAGCCCGGAGTATAAGTTCAAAGTTCACTAATGTGGACACAAAATCAAACATTCCGTTTTACTATATATTCTGGCAAGTAAAAAAGATAGCaaaaaattataacaaaatCCCTACCAAATTTTGGATGCTCGATTTAGGTGTCACCAATcgtcaagaaaacaaaaatcaattCTTTTATGTTGTTCAAGTATTTCTGCATTTTGAGTTGTCGGAAATTGATTGTCAGCGCTGAGCGAGAATTCTTATATAATCAGTTGTTGCATCAAATAGCTAGACTGCTTCCGCTACTACAATCACGTGACGGATTATGGCAAATGAATACCAATCGTCCACCACCGACTTAGGAAACTTGTACTAGTATTATTAACTATATATTGGCATTGGgtgaatcaaagttttaactCCCTGAACTCCCACCCCACCAAGCCTTAATGACTGCCTACGATGCTTTCGTGTTACCTCATTTGTGAGCATGTACACTAAACGAGTGAAGGAGTTAGACTTTACTTGCGTCGTTGTATCAAGAGTTGATCAATTATGTAATCTTACCTAACTTGATACTCAATATAGGTCAAGTATAATCCTTTATTGAGTCATTGTATAATAGAAATTTATCCATTTAAAATGAAAACGTCCACACAAGATATGATTTCGACGTATAAAGAGTTGCCAGGAAAAGAAGGACATATAAAGAGTTGTACTTGTACGTCCATAAAAGTGGAAAAGAACATGTAATTAAAAACAAATTACACGCAGTAAATCTTTATTAGTGGACAACATTTTGAAATCATTTGTAAGGAGAGGTAGACAAGACATGAAAACAGTTAATCTAAAAACGTTTAAGTACTTTCTTACAAATGCTATGATGGGGCATTTTCCATGTAATTCTTGTTACAGAAAAGGTAGTTCAGCGGTACAAgggctcctttttttttttgggtaattcAGTGGTGAGCGGGCTTATTTTAACCTGAGTGCAAGTAAATTAGTTTTCATTACTACAGTTACAGATGCAAATTCTATCAGTTTCACTGTCTTATTCAATGGCCAGTGTTGCTTCCATATCAGATAGATCGCATATCTCTATATTTCTCAATATATTCcctaatcttccaaaaattagtATTACTTCTGTCTGCCGTAATGATTTTTTAAAGGATCAATCGTATGAGGTGGCTGTTTTTGCAGTTGCCAAGTAATATAAATAAAatgttattatttctttttcttttttttttgttagagcTGTAAATGAAATTCCGACAAGCACAATTAGCGAAAGAGAAGTCCTTGACTTTTTAGAATCATAGTTGGCAAAAgttgagagtgagagagagatcCGGTGAAAGATATGGGTGAAACCTATTATCATTATTAGAGGTCTAAACGAGTTTAATCAACTCAAACACTCTCGTGTTCaagtttgtttgattattttaatgagtttaaaattttattcaaattttattttttttcttaccgAATCGAATTTGAACAAATATTTTATCGAATTTGAATGTTATCGAATATAAAATACTATTCAATCTTGATTTGGCTAGTTGGCGAACCaaatttgaactaattcttATGAAACCGAATTCGATTTAAGTATCAAGTAATTGATTTATCTTTTAACCCTAACTATTATTGGCATTTTTGTCAAAATGTGGGTATTGCTAATTGTGGAAGTTATAGCATGACTGTTTGAGAGTTTtctcctctattttttttttcaataatttgaCCGTTTTGTTGGAATGTCATAGTCATGATAACTTCTGTCAGTCCACATACGAAATTGGTTGACCTTAAATTTTGCATTCTGaggtttttaaaatttgttGGTTTACTTGACCTGTTGGTTATGTTGATTTCTGGTTGCATCCATGAAAATTGTTGAGAAAAAAATAGTGAGCAAAAAATAATACAATGGGAGAAGCTGAATTCACAACACCTTTTATCTTAATTGGAATGGTAGAAAGTTGATTTATCCCCTCACACACACAGATACACacgcttatatatatatatttgtgtgtatgtatgtatatatatatatatatatgtttatatatatacacacacgtaTCTTTATGTATGTATAAGCATCTGTGCATTTTCTATGCATGCTCTCAACACGTGGTAAACCTAATATAGAGCTTTTAACACGAATATGTTTGCCATACCAATAATATTACAGCACAAGGGTAACAAAGGCAGCAATGATTGCAAGCCTATGCAGTGGCAGAGCCACGTCTCATTCACGATATGGACAATTGTCCCTCctcaattttataaaaattaaagaatATGCTTAGAATTTTTATAAGAATTTTAAAGTTTTTGTCACAATTTTCCCTAATAAGTATTAGGAACTACCCTTCCCCCCGACTTGAAACCTTATAGTTTGGAAAATTCCTATATTCCCTTACATCGCCTCACTAAGCAATCAACTTCTCTTTGACGTCTCTCCCACAATACAATTGTTTTGGAgttattgaaataaatattgaatgctattttaattaaaaataaatttaaaagttttaagtagaaactcaaaataaataaataaacttaATGCAAACTGCTCTTCATGCATGGCTTAATGATATCAATTTACAGGTATATATATTACTTCCCCACTAGCCTTATGTTTGGTTTTAGCAAATTATGAGAAAACATTGAATAGAGCAGAGCACCTACAAAACGCGACATGTTACGTAGTGCATTAAAATTGACCACTCACTGTCAAGTAGCAGTTGGGATCCTGTATGCCACTACTCGGTGCCACGTCCAGtgccaatccaacttatcacGTGATGgtagaaaaaatttaaataaacaacacatgataaattaaataaataaaacacttGCCATAAATATATATAGAAGACACTGAATTGCCACTGAAAAAGTGACACTGAGGATCCCGTATGATCAAGTAGTACTTGGCTAACAAATACTATACAAGAAATGATTCAAAACAATATTTGGTACTTTCTGATTAGTAATAATATGCCACGAAAgttaggaatatatatatatatatatattttcgtGCTGCTACGACGGGTGCACCGTTGTTGGCAATGTGGATGGACTGAGCAACGAAGCCAACAAGATTTAGCTAGCAAAAACCTGGGAAAATCATGTAGTCCCCACAATGATTTGGCGCCCAAGCGAAGCCTTCTTCACTGCCATCCTGCCACCTTTATAAAGAGTAGCATATATACTTACAGCAGGAGAGCGACACAGCCACTGATTatttgaatttgagccaagaaGAAGTAGAAAATAAAAAGGCAACTGGTTTTTCTAGCTAGCCATGTTTTCTCAATGGCTAAGTGACCAAGATgaacttttcaagtttatttCACCTCCTCGTCCTCAACAACAAAACGATAAACTTCTGGTGGATGTGAATAAACCTCCCTTTAATGATTTGGATCTTAGTACTGTTGCCAAGTCCAAGCCAAAACAGGGCCGTCGAAGGAAGATTAGTGCCTTGGAAAACATTGAGGAGAGCCCTAGAGACTACATCAAGAAGATCATACATAGAGATGTCGAAAGGCAAAGAAGGCAAGAGACGGCTGGCCTTCACGAGACTCTGCGTTCACTGATCCCCTCTCAACATCTCGAGGTAAAGCTCGGTCATATGTTGTGTCAAACATTTATAGTTCCATGATCAAGAATCTTATTTCCATACCTTAGACGAATGCTAGAGGGTTTTGAACCTTTTACTGCCTCTCTTCCAAATCCTCAAACGTCGCTTACAGAAACAAAAGATAGGAAAATCAACATAGCCCTAAGATTAaggatttttaatttttaagaaaatgacATTAACataccttttattattttttttaaaagattttTGCACATTGCTGACTCTACTATGTATTTTATTTAGGATAAATTACCTTTTACCTCCTGTAATTTGGTGTTTTATCACATGACTCTTCTATAGTTTAAAAATCTATATATAATTCTCTCATAGTTTGAATTAAAGTATCATCATTTATTTTTCTGTTAAAATTAACAGTCAATAGCAAAAAGTTAAATTCAAACTAATATTTCACTATTTTTTTAACTACCACATAGCGCGTAATATGCTTGTTATTTAGTCTAAAAAAAACATTGTGAATGGTGTGCAATAAACTAAAACGAGTGTTTGAATATCATTGGCGCACGTGACTTTCGTCAATTTATTCTCCATTTCCATCTCAACCTTCCTTGtctaaaaattaaagaaaattgggaggaaaaaattcactcattttatGTAACATAACATACTGAGTTCATATCATATTGAGGGTGAGCATTTCTAACGGTTTTGGTTTCTCATTGTTCTAGGGGAAGCGGTCCATATCAGATCATATTCATGCGACCGTGAAATATATTAGGTTTCAAAAGAAGAAGGTAGATGAGCTGAAGAGCAAGAGAGCAAAGCTCAAGGAATGGTTTATCAATCCGACCACTTCCAAGGTTGTAGAGAATGAAAATCCACAGGAAGATTTTGAGCAACCTAGTATTGTGGTTAAAACTTGTAGGGCAGGGATGGAGATCACCATAACCACTGGATCCAAAGTAGATCTTCCTCTTTCCAGAATCCTCAATTTTCTCATTTCAGAAGGCAAGTCTATCAAAAGCTGCATTTCCACACGAGTAAATGAAAGGCTACTCCATGTTATTGAATCAGAGGTACTAATTTTCTGTCATATTTATATATGTCTGTTTTTATGGATGTACATTTTGGTTTTTTCCAGATGAGATATCCAATAATCTTACTATCACTTCCTAGCTAATGCAGGTGAATGACGAGAAAATTATAAGTCCAAATGAGCTGCAGGAGAAATTGACGGAGATAGCGCGCTATCAAATCAGTTGAAGTACCATATAAACTTAGATAAGGGTCTCCTCTACTTCTTTATTTagtagaaaaataaattggTGAGGTCTGAAAAAGTTTGATGTTGAACTCGAAACAGTGATGCTACCATAGGATCATATGCTTGAGGTGATATACTATCTTGCAAAAATATTACTTTTCGATCGGGCATGGACTAATATGCCCTACAGGGCGAGGGCCAACTCTGCTTTGATCCACCACCTGGATGGCTTCAAACTCTTCTTTTCGATGATTTGAAATGCGGTCTGTAAAGTTTGTCTTCTGTTTGTTGCTTGGCTTCCACGAAGCCATTGCATGAGGATCTCTGGCATCATGGCAATTGatagtcttcttcttcttttttttttccttttttgtactCTCGTTAAAGATCTATCTCTCTTTCTTATGAAACATGGATTATACTGaattctgtctttttttttccccttactGAATTTTGTCTTCCTAAAAGCAGCTCAAACGACTAGCCATTTGGATCAACGCCTTTCATCCAAATGAGACATAAAGAGGTgatcccaccaaaaaaaaaaaaaaagatataaagGCATCACTTTGTATTACGTCCAAAATAACTTCTTTTTTAACTAGCCTGAAATATTGACTTCTTTTCTGAACTAGAAAGATCACTTATGACTCCAAAAACAAATGGAAATAAATCATACTTAACCTGCATAGTTCAGATACAGTTACACCCGTATAATTAGTTCAATAATCAGTAAGTTCTTCAAATGCATGCCTAGGATACCGAATACCGTATGAAaacaacattttttttaatatccaTTATTTCACCctgttgaatttcaattttttttctcggTTAAATAACTTTTTGAGTATCATTATAATCATTGATCAACCATTACCCTTCACGTTGACAACAGCTGGGTAAAAATTTGAAGCGTTTGAAGTATTTTCAGATTTTACAAATACATGACTAAGTGGTATCAAATTTTTAAACCTTTCATAAATTTATACTTTGACTCTTTTGATCATGGTAGATTCTGTTAATACCTCAGTATTTTGAGTCTATTGTTGTAAATATCTCCTTTCCTCCTTTGGCTCTACTGTTGGAAAACGATGGCTGTGCATCAACGTTTTTTTAGCCTCAACGTGGCAGCAAAAATAGTAACTGTTCATGCTaattttggaatatttgatgTTTAATCGGAATGCCATATCATAAAACCATGCAAGTAACGTAATTAGGTAAACCATGTTGATTATTGAAGAAGTTAATAGCACATTCTAACTTTTGCGTGTTTTAATATCTCATCCTGATCCTGGTGTGGCTTTTTAGTAAATCAACCGGATCAGTACAATAATAACAGATATATATGGTTCCTTTTCTCTATAAACGTTTATTTGCAGAAAGAACTGAACTTGCGCTATTACTACTCCACCGAAAGGGAACGTTACGGCTGCTGAAATGGCCTTTGCATGGATGCTCCACGGAACGTGGAACTGAACTTAAGAGCAGCTAGCTTTCCccaaaaacgaaaaaaataaataaattaggcAAACAAGTCAATAACAAACCCTAGAATCCAAAGATGATGGATATTCAATCAAAGGATAACCTAGTAATTAACGAGCTGATTAACTTCAGGATACCGTCTTCAAATGCACACACAAAATGGGATGGGCAGAGGTGCATCCGGCCAGCAATTTCTTCCAACTTTAGCAAGTACATATTTCAGCCCTGTGCATTCTTTAATttaatcaaatgataaaatttggaCAGTTCATTGACACTGGGACACATCTCTTTAAAAGATctctatatatatttttttgggtaAGCAATTTAATACCTAATAATCATGCAAGGTTCCGTCACATCTGTCACATTTTAGACATCTTATCATGTCTAAAATGTTGATTGGAGCAACACAACCTCTATGCCAAACTGCATTAATCCAGCAGACAAAATCACTCGAAACATTTCGTtctaaacaagaaaaagaattaaACTAGGTAGTGGTTCATCTAGTGAGGCCACTAActtttaaatttaatatttatgtGAAACTAGCAGTTTTAATTCGTTATATAGGTTGCTGCGTGCTGTGTTATTGTTGTATGAAGCTGAGAATAATGCATTAACTGTATAACAAGTGGAACCGTTTGCAGTGGTCTTACAAAGCTTGCTGTGTTGTTACTTATTCGTTTGCAATGGTCGATCACTTGAAAGTATTGCTTCGGTGTGGTCGTCAATTCTCTTACACAATTAATAACGTGTTACCAAACCCTGATTGTCATTAGTAAATTAATATCACCCGGCAGTCCGTTTTCAAAATAATAATGATTGGTAAGCAGATCCACCAAAAATAGGAATATGGTTGCAACTCGGCATTATTCTCAAATAAGTAATTCAGGTAGCCAAAATCGACTTCCAAAATCTGTTGTAGGTCCTGGAAGCACATAATGACTTGATCTTGGTAT
It includes:
- the LOC113704990 gene encoding transcription factor bHLH118-like, translating into MFSQWLSDQDELFKFISPPRPQQQNDKLLVDVNKPPFNDLDLSTVAKSKPKQGRRRKISALENIEESPRDYIKKIIHRDVERQRRQETAGLHETLRSLIPSQHLEGKRSISDHIHATVKYIRFQKKKVDELKSKRAKLKEWFINPTTSKVVENENPQEDFEQPSIVVKTCRAGMEITITTGSKVDLPLSRILNFLISEGKSIKSCISTRVNERLLHVIESEVNDEKIISPNELQEKLTEIARYQIS